The Methanosphaera sp. BMS genome contains a region encoding:
- a CDS encoding transposase → MVMKNMDKKQTKLIIRTNDYNVPSDHISRFVVDFIEDAYEKLDIKINENNKGRPSYNLCSMIKLLIWAKLEHMDSARIIEEMAKYHDIFKFVCDGITPSERTIQRYRDEYGEYYELFLQMTLKKASEEKYTEFNHVAIDGTVKKACNSNHNTISKKETQLLLQYYKGVQIDEDKLENLHKPAKKLYENPNLNNEEKLEILYDIETEFTLTGQDKIPMNDKQARKMKGKKGNFLIAYNIQSAVDYDTKLICAINVTQSPTDHYQLPAIADKAIKNIKRIPEHMSADTIYLNPTSLSYFKNKNIDGLIPTRKQSKEIIGKLNKNPFHKDHFEYIGEKDVFKCPAGQYLTFYNQYTIPDKDPEKPAKIKRLYNNYTACKNCKYQKDCISQKQTHRTITENGNRLQIEMYFKMEKEEYQEEYSKRPCVEGPFGTFKEFYHIEQEVVIGKTKTEERIYLDALAYNIKRLYNLKYNKNNQKEDIMNFCENISVKHQLALDVNIF, encoded by the coding sequence ATGGTTATGAAAAATATGGATAAGAAACAAACTAAACTAATTATTAGAACTAATGATTACAACGTTCCAAGTGATCATATTTCTCGTTTTGTTGTTGATTTTATTGAAGATGCTTATGAAAAATTAGACATTAAAATAAATGAAAATAATAAAGGTAGACCCTCTTATAACCTTTGTTCAATGATTAAATTACTTATTTGGGCTAAATTAGAACATATGGATAGTGCTAGAATTATTGAAGAGATGGCAAAGTACCATGATATATTTAAGTTTGTTTGTGATGGAATTACTCCTTCAGAACGAACAATACAAAGATATCGGGATGAATACGGAGAATATTATGAGTTATTTCTACAAATGACACTGAAAAAAGCATCAGAAGAAAAATATACAGAATTTAATCACGTTGCTATCGATGGAACTGTGAAAAAAGCATGTAATTCCAACCATAATACAATCTCAAAAAAAGAAACCCAACTATTACTTCAATACTACAAAGGAGTTCAAATTGATGAAGATAAACTGGAAAACCTTCATAAACCTGCTAAAAAATTATATGAAAATCCAAATCTAAATAATGAAGAAAAATTAGAAATATTATACGACATAGAAACAGAATTCACACTCACTGGACAAGATAAAATACCAATGAACGATAAACAAGCACGTAAAATGAAAGGAAAAAAAGGAAACTTCTTAATAGCATATAATATACAATCAGCAGTTGATTATGATACAAAATTAATTTGTGCAATAAATGTCACACAAAGTCCAACAGACCATTACCAACTACCAGCAATAGCCGATAAAGCAATAAAAAATATAAAAAGAATACCAGAACATATGAGTGCAGATACCATCTATTTAAATCCCACAAGCTTATCTTACTTTAAAAATAAGAATATTGATGGACTAATACCAACAAGAAAACAATCCAAAGAAATAATAGGAAAATTAAACAAAAACCCATTTCATAAAGATCATTTCGAATATATCGGAGAAAAAGATGTATTTAAATGTCCAGCAGGACAATATTTAACATTTTACAATCAATACACAATACCAGACAAAGATCCAGAAAAACCAGCAAAAATAAAACGATTATACAACAATTACACAGCATGCAAAAACTGTAAATATCAAAAAGACTGCATATCACAAAAACAAACACACAGAACCATCACAGAAAACGGTAATAGATTACAAATAGAAATGTACTTTAAAATGGAAAAAGAAGAATATCAAGAAGAATATAGTAAAAGACCATGTGTTGAAGGACCATTCGGAACATTCAAAGAATTTTATCATATAGAACAAGAAGTTGTAATAGGAAAAACAAAAACAGAAGAAAGAATCTACTTAGATGCATTAGCATATAACATAAAAAGATTATACAACTTAAAATACAATAAAAACAATCAAAAAGAAGATATAATGAATTTTTGCGAAAATATATCCGTTAAACACCAATTAGCACTTGATGTAAATATATTTTAA
- the ribC gene encoding riboflavin synthase → MKKIGLTSTTFARYDMAKAARKQIEKQVTGVKFIERYVPGVKDLPVSAKKLIEEEGCELVMAFGMPGGEKIDKLCAHEASTGLIQAQLMTNTHIIEVFVHEDEGINDKDLKELMHNRATQHADNVVKMLFKPDALRKEAGQGIREGREDKGPL, encoded by the coding sequence ATGAAAAAGATTGGATTAACCAGTACAACATTTGCCAGATATGACATGGCAAAGGCAGCACGCAAACAAATAGAAAAACAGGTAACAGGAGTCAAGTTTATCGAAAGATACGTTCCAGGAGTTAAGGATTTACCAGTTAGTGCTAAAAAACTGATTGAAGAGGAAGGCTGCGAACTTGTCATGGCATTCGGTATGCCCGGCGGTGAAAAAATCGATAAACTATGTGCACATGAGGCCAGTACCGGGTTAATTCAGGCACAATTAATGACGAATACACATATCATTGAAGTGTTCGTGCATGAAGACGAGGGCATAAACGACAAGGACCTTAAAGAACTGATGCATAACCGTGCAACACAGCACGCGGATAATGTCGTCAAGATGCTCTTTAAGCCGGATGCACTTAGAAAAGAAGCCGGACAGGGAATACGAGAAGGAAGAGAAGACAAAGGACCATTATAA
- the mch gene encoding methenyltetrahydromethanopterin cyclohydrolase translates to MTMSMNIAAKKIADKMFEDASSYKLISTTLPNGTRLIDCGVNAKGSIKGGELFTKVCLGGISDVGISIPGDLSDIMAMPAVKVKTDFPALSTLGSQKAGWKIDVDSYYAIASGPAQTHKFKNNPIYEMTGYVEESDVAVITLEADSLPDENVANYIADECNVKAENLTILVAPTSSLVASIQISGRALECGVYKMFEVMDFDVTKITYAAAITPITPVDPDSVKAMGKTNDAIIFGGRAYYYIEPDEGESLEQLAANLPSSASEKYGQSFLELFEEANHDFYSMPKEVFAPAQVIVNDMVTGQMYHTGFIDLERLKKSFEVIEIINKK, encoded by the coding sequence ATGACAATGAGTATGAATATAGCTGCTAAAAAAATAGCAGATAAAATGTTTGAAGACGCAAGTAGTTACAAATTAATATCAACAACATTACCTAATGGTACAAGATTAATAGACTGTGGAGTAAATGCCAAAGGAAGTATAAAAGGTGGGGAATTATTCACAAAAGTATGTCTTGGTGGTATAAGTGACGTTGGTATATCCATCCCAGGGGATTTAAGTGACATTATGGCAATGCCCGCAGTTAAGGTAAAAACCGATTTTCCTGCACTATCCACCCTGGGTTCACAAAAGGCAGGATGGAAAATTGACGTTGACAGTTATTATGCCATAGCATCAGGTCCTGCACAGACACATAAGTTTAAAAATAACCCAATTTATGAAATGACAGGATATGTTGAAGAATCAGATGTGGCCGTCATAACACTTGAAGCAGACAGCCTGCCTGATGAGAATGTAGCAAATTATATAGCAGATGAATGTAACGTCAAAGCAGAAAACCTTACGATATTAGTCGCTCCAACATCATCCCTTGTAGCTTCAATACAAATATCAGGCCGTGCACTTGAATGCGGCGTCTACAAAATGTTTGAGGTAATGGACTTTGACGTTACAAAGATAACATATGCAGCCGCAATTACACCGATTACACCGGTTGACCCTGATAGCGTAAAGGCAATGGGAAAAACAAATGATGCAATAATCTTCGGTGGAAGGGCATACTACTACATAGAACCTGATGAAGGAGAAAGCCTTGAACAACTGGCCGCAAACTTACCGTCATCAGCTTCAGAAAAATATGGTCAAAGCTTCCTTGAACTATTTGAAGAGGCAAATCATGACTTCTACAGTATGCCGAAGGAAGTATTTGCACCGGCACAGGTTATCGTCAATGATATGGTGACCGGCCAGATGTACCATACAGGATTTATTGACCTTGAAAGACTTAAAAAATCATTTGAAGTAATAGAAATAATCAACAAAAAATAA